The DNA sequence atagtcaTTTTCATAATGTTGTGGTTTTTTTAAAGCAATTGATTTTAAGATTCGAAAAAAACGAGTTCAAAAATGGATAATCTCTTAAAATGCTCTAAACAAAAACTTTTATACTAAATGTGATGGTTAAATTAGGGAGTAATATAGATAGAGAGCGATATATTTGCTACTGGAGGCTGGGTATTACAATGATATCAAAACTTGTACTCAATCGGAAGTGTGCCAGAAAGGAGGCTATGTCTAAAGAGGTGGATTGTAACCACAAATGTGGGTGGGTACAAGAGACATTGGCAGACTGCATGATGTCTAATGCCACATTATCTGGGTGTGGATCAGGAGATGGTTTAAATATGATGATAATCACTCTCATAACACCAAGATCTCTCGGTAGTGGATTAGAGAATTgtttaaatgtaatgatagttacTAAGGCCTTTTCAGAGTAATTagttttaagatttaaaaaaactCTGAAGTTAAATATACTCAGGTATGAATTATTTAAGAACGAGTGACCTCATAAAAAACTCCATAGTAACCCAATGATAGGTGATTTCCTAAAAAACTCTATATCTAATCGAGACAATGGAGGTGGGgtgttaaaatatatttaccaattttttttaaaaaaataattttcctattatatttttaaactttttttctatttttgtatgATATTTAGAAAGGGGGGAATTTGAACCGAGGAcaaaattttttaacaatattataaGTATAGATTAATGTgtgtttatatttaaaaattacttttttaaaaaagttatagaaaaaaaaaaattagtcaatTCAAATCGTTGACAACTTTTTTCTTCCAAGGGACCAAAAAAAAGACCCCACATTTTTGATAAGTTCgtctaatttgattttagccTCAATTGGGTCTGCAAGTCTCCAACTCTCCGagtcaaaatacaaaaatttgggCCCCAAAAGAATTTGGGTCATTGTTTTTTGCTTCTGAAATGAGGCTTCGAGGCTTTGCCTTTTTGAATGGACACACATGTGCACTTCTCTTTCCAAATGTACTTCCTTGGAAGACCCATTACAATCATGGGCTACCTATGTAAtgattctctttttcttctttctcttccttcttcattaattaaagcatatctttattattattattattattattagagtaATGGAGGATTTTCAGCCATGTAGTTTTAATTTGGACTTGGAGGTGCATTTTCAATGATTTAATTATTGGGCTAAACTtatgaattaataaattataggaAATCTTAAATTTGGTTTCAAGTAACAAGGAATTCAGCTTACCTATTTTAAGTTTGTGATGCATCTTCTTTTACCAAAAATTAACTATGATTAGTAAGAGCATAACCAATAGGCTTTTTAAAGAACTTCACTTCTTTATTTTACAGagttatatttctttttcattatttcaaTGGACTctctaaattgaaaaattaaaataaaaaatggggtTTGATTTTTAGAGAATCAAATttactctctctatatatagcTTTTTATGAAATCATTTATTCCTATACAATTTTTTATGCagaattttagtttatttactaattataattttaatttcatatttcaaattttttaaatactgcTTTGGTATgagaagaccaaaaaaaaaaaaaaaaatgcgggAACATGTGAATTACAATTTTTAATGgagaaatgcaaaataaaaagtaattattgaGAGTGGTGTTGaatttggataaaaaatttctctctttaattttaaaatttttttcaagatattctttattttgaaaattttactcTGAAAAATAAAGAGTCTCATAGGAAATGCTCTaggttagaatttttttttttttttttaaattttaagctaTTCTACTctaaaagataaaatgaaaatatctcAAACCCACAATCTCATGGTATGGCCGGCAGTTGTTAGGTATCTTGGTGTTCACTGTTACTAAactttaaatagaattttataatctcttgaaaaaaacaaataaggcccacctataaaattaaatgggACAAAATTTAGACAAATAAAAAGTAACATGTCTCTTGATAACtaaaagtttgataaattagatttgtgaatttattattattgattggaATGACATAATGTATGGATTCAAAACCATTTTGTTATCTTAAAACCTTTTTTATTACTTTCCgcaaccaacaaaaaaaaagaaaaagaaaaagaaaaaagaaaaatcttttattaaTGTGATTGCCAATTGATAACATGGCATTTATTTCAGTTATATATACCTAGTAACATGATCATAAGGATGATTTTACAAAGATTTtatgaggggaaaaaaattaaaaattttatgtgaATCTAAAATTATAGACTGCAGATATAGCATCACATGTTAATCCATTCAGAGCCATCAATATAGCTAAGTGAAATAAAGGGTTTGGCTTCCTCATCAGTAAGTTCCCTTGACCATGATACCCTTCCTGCAAAGCTTGCTCCTGGTCCTGTGCACTTGTATTGCCCATAAAACACAGTCCTGCCAACCCAAAAACAAACCTATATCATTATAAATGTTTTCTTCCTTCTGCAGTCACAACCAATTTCAAAAATGCCAAACATGTACCTGTTATATAAAGCAATCCCACCGAGTTTAGGTGGCTTTGGCTTATTAGatggatatgtatatataaataaataaataaataaaatatatatatatatatgcatcttttATGGTGCATTACACGTAGGTTTTGCAGCAGggtggaaaataaaaaaaataaaaaaaaagagcaaaaagaCATTTCCATGATACTCTCATGGTTAGGTTTCCTCAAAACTCTACTGCCCCATTTGTTGTTTTTCCAAATTCCCTAAAAGGTCTTATCTGTTTACTAAAATAATCTTTGCTAGTTTTGGCTTGTTTGGTGCATTTTTGGGTCATTCTACTTCTAAAGATGCTAGTGCACGAACTAAGCTGTGGCTTGGAAATTCTGATTTAGTTGGAGTAAAGATGACAAACACCTAAAACCCATCTTATAGGCAAAATGGGTCTGCAAAGAGTGGGGGGAAAATTATGGTTTTCCACAGTGCAACTAACCCAAATAATTCATCTTTAGAATTTTCTCATACCTAACTAAACATCTGAACCCTTAACCATCCCCTATGGGATAGTCCAAGACAAAACCAACAATTCCtttgacaaaaaatttattttatttttgtcaggattataataattttctaatctaaaaaagagaagatataacttaaatttacaatttcaaaagtgTGGAGTTAATCTTACTGTGTTTTGTTATAAAAGTCCAAGTCTGAATTTGTCCTAACAAgataacaaaaaacaataataatgataagagagagagagagagagagaattacaTCTCACGGCTAGGATCACCCCAATTATACCAGCCTTTGGGAATGATAATGTTGTCCATATATGTATAAGCAAAGATGACCCTTGAGAAAGGCCCCCATGCTCTCCCAAGATACAAAGCTCCTGAACCCGTGACCTTACAGTTCACAAATGAGAACCCCGTGTCATCCAATATGCTGCTTCTCCCTTGTGCTGTTACGGCACCTATATTCTGTGCTATGGCGTGCACGTGACATCCCTGCATCCATTATTTCCCattttaccatatatatatatatatatatatatacatacccttttatttctttttaattatacaaATTCTCTATGACAAATAATCAAACATCCACACTTTCACATCTCTTTTTGGGTTCCAAAATTTTATGCCATTTTTGGGTGGTCTATTAAATTTTGCATAAAGGAATGGGAAAAATTCGTTATCACCTCAAATAGAGAGAGTGAATTGCCAAAGATGAAATCCACTGAGCCTTCAATGTAACAATCTTTGTAATAATGCCTACCAAGATGATCATAGAGTGTGTCTTGTGCTCCTAAGAATCTACACCCAAAGAAGGCTGCTGTGTCTGCTGATATTCTAAATGCCACTGCTTGTTTACCTATTGCTCCTGGTGGTGGAACTGGGGTTGTGTTCTGCTCCACCATTGAACATATATAATTGGAGtgagaaaaagagaaacatatagaacaaaaaagaaaaagaaaaaaaagaaaaggagtaAATTATACCTTAAATGTAATGTTCTTGGCAATGAAATAAGGGGAATTTACAGCAAAAGTTGCTGAACTGTAGGTCCCCATGGGTTGCCCTCTTGGACCAGGTGTTTGAGCTGTGTCTCCCCACTGAACTATTGTCTTCTCTGCCCCTGCTCCTTCTATTGTTATGTATGATTTGAACGGAGGTATACTAACCTTTTCCctgataataattataataataatttcaacattatTATGGTTCATAGTTAAGCAAAATTTACCACAAAGTGAAAAACCAGCCATTGATATCAATGAATTAGAATATAATTACATGCTAGAAAAGTATCAGAAAAGACAATTCCTCAacagctcaaaaaaaaaaaaattattttcttatagtCAAAGAACAATTCCAAACAACATTGTGCTCAGAAAGAAAAAGACATTACATCaagcaaaaaataatagtaatatgaaAACCCTTTTGAacaggaaattaaaataatttagaatataGACAAATTTCAATATCCATTTGAGGCTCAGAGAACAAGATTTTCatgtaaagaaaagaaaaaaaaaaaaaaaaaaagcagagaaaGCAATGTATCCAAGCACAACTCACGTGTAAACTCCTGCATGAACCTTGATGACAACTCTCACGAGATTGACTAAAGGTAGAGAATCAATGGCGTCCTGAATTGAAGTGAAATCTCCAGAAGCCTTGTTTTTTGACACTCTGAGAGTAATGGAAGGGAAAAGCTTGTTCTTTGCTGCTCTGAAAACAGAGTGTTTGAGCCTCCCAACAAATCTAACCCACTTCATGAATTGCAATTCAGAGATTTGGGTCTGAGTCATGTTTTTGTTCTGTTGCCTGGTAGATGAATTCCTTGGTCGGAGACCTTTGGTGTGGCATAATGTTTGGCCTGAACTGAATAGAAGAAGAATAGCAACAACATAGAATATCTTCTGTGTTGTTGACATTATTTGAAACAGAATGAGAGAAATAGAGaaaggccccaaaaaaaaaaaaaaaaaaaaaaatgttatggaTATGGAATATGATGAAGTGCCATAGAAAATGGGTGTTTGTTTAAATACAAGTTTTTAGTTGGTACAATTTCTTTtagtgggggaaaaaaaaaaaaaaaaaaaagtgatgctGAATTGGAGAATccacgagagagagagagagagagagtgtgtcaCGGGTGCTTCTAGGACATCCATTTAGATTGAgtaagagagggagagagaaagaaacatTCTAAGCCACAAGACAGGTTTCACTTTTCAGCTTATTAAAACGTTGTTACTAAAAAATTTTAgcactttttgttgttgttgttgttgtttggtTTGGTGCCCGTGAGTGTCCCTCTTGCTGTTTGTGTGTGATTGTGAATATATTCTGAGACGAGGGCATTGGGGGTATTTACGTTTCTGTGATtttgctaataaaaaaatatgatgtttATGACCAACTCTCTGATTAcctaattttttactttttttaatcacGGCCATCCAATTATAGTACTCAAAAAGTAAGATTGCTTTGattatataatcaaaatttttttgatctGTGATCATCATGTCCGGTGGTTGAGATTAATTTGGCGGTCTTTAGCTGCAGACTAAGAAGTTATTAATGTGAGCAGAAAGTGTATGGGATTTATAATAGGTCCACTTGTAAGGAAATAGACAAAAGCAACTCAGAGACTTGGGGGTCGTTCTTGGCAATATTTACTTGTGAAGAGAATTTTGTTGAtgtgaaagaaatcagaaaaccACAAGGAGTATTCTGTGTGCTTTAGAATGAAGAGAAGATCAATATCTCcacctttttccctttttgtgcTTTTCTGTTTTAATACCATCCCACTTCCTGGTTTTCTTTAGTATACTTCTTATCACCTACCACCTTTTATGCTTGTGtcggtgaaaaaaaaaaaaaaatgaaaaatttggcTAGCTATTGAATTGGCGAAAACCCTAACATTTGAAGTTAGTTACTTTCCATATAATTGAAGTACATTGCAATAATCTTTATCCCATTCATTATGATTCAAATCCACCGTTAATTTGAGTTTAACACATGAAAGGTAATCgctctttattatattaataatgtaGACCTCcacatattcattttttttctggttaatcataattttatttgtcaTGTAATGTTAATTCAGTGGCAAGTCATTCAcgtttataattaaaagatcaAGAGTTTAAGATATCAATTGGGGGAATGGAAAAAGAGTTTAAGATATCAATTGGGGGAATGGAAAAATATTGTGaatgatagaaaaaaaaaatgatcctatttgcaaaaaaattaaaaattgagtgTCTAATGGTAAGTTTTACAATCCAAGATCAAaagtacaaaattttcaaattaaatagtatcaaaatgtaattaatattatatttttggagtCACTCTCATGGAAGAAGAATTGATTGAGTAAGCaatgtattttgattttttaatattaaatatgggAAATTCAAGTTCATAATTTACCACTAGATTATCTCACAAGCTATAAGCTGCTATTTCTGTTGTATATCTCATCCATTTAGATCCGTAAAGTGCAAATTGATTAATTCCACAAGAGCCAAGCCAGTGAATTAAAGGAATTTGCAAAATCCAAACTTTCTTCCTTACCAATTaatctcaaatatatatttatatatatgtacatatattttggTGAATCCTGCCATTATCATATTCGTTATATTGACACTGCTCAATCCCAATTCTCAttcaaattaatgaaattaattgaGAAACAGACTCAAACAAATAGTCAATGTCAGTACATAACATGGTCCCGTGAAGAGGTCAATGCATACAAACAGTAGTAACCAAAAGCAATTGGTCAAACTATTTGAACCCCCATCTGGTCCAGAGGACCACCAGTGAACCACATGGGCTTTTTCTGCCAATTGATTCAAGAAGcttctctttttatttgtttatttatatattttctataacaaattgaaacaaaaagaaaaatagataaataataaagaaaataagatacACAACACGAGCAGGTTACATACTCAGGAGAAGGATAGGCTTAATTTATTTTGAGTTtctaaaaaatctattttgttttatttttgttagtaacttccttcttccacttaataattttttcttcttcctctccatTTCAATGATATCAATTTGacttttatcattttataacaTTTACTAGCATGTCAAACTGATAGATTCAAGGTTAAAATCTGTGCAAAATATTTTGCTGACcccattatattttttaatttgtccaGAAGCTTTGGCATGGGGTGAGAAGATTATTATTGTTCGgtatttcattataaaataatttttaattaatattataaatggcACAGCTTAGTTGGTAATAATTATCAATGATAATCCAAATTCTGGGTTCAAAGTGAGATGATGGAATTGCCCCTTtccaatttatccaaaaaattaatattaaaaaaataaaagttttacaacttcttaaaaaaaatccataaactTTTCTCAAAGTAAATTAGTACTCGGCTATGAAACTAAgctcctattttttttttttttttttttgaaatgaaataatcaaaattttattccaAAATTCCACATCTAgcaaaacaaaagggaaaagaGGATTTAGTTGCATAATAAGAATAGGTtgccatttttatttatttattaaatctgGAATAAGTTATGAATAaagtaaaaaactaaaaaacaataatggtGGAAAGGAGAGAATTTTATAAGGAAATCTATCATCTTTTGTATCCGAAGGGGATATACAATTTATAAATGGGAAGAGATTCCGTTGATGGACACTAAAAAACACAGGCTAACACTAACTTTTaggttaccaaaaaaaataaacaaaacaaaaagaaaaaaacataatatatgatTCTTAAGCGAGTAGATACATGTTAATCAtctaactttatatatatgattctcAATCGCATGACATGGACCATACTTGGAAAGCTAATTGTGATCTCACCATTTCATGTTTGATCGATTTCGCATGAtcaaacataatatataatattatgtatacaCAGAAATGATTTTATGggtaatattttcttcttttttttttttttttttttttttgagagagagagagagagaaaggcaTATCAACATGTTGACATGAATTTCCAAATcacttaataatattttatttaattatttttcttctgaaTACACTCGATCTTACAAGTTgatcttattattttactttcgttttttattttttttattttaaaaaaactaaaaatgaaaagaaaaaattataaaatagccaattaaattgtcataaaaatatatgggtTTCATTTGTAATACACACATTTTATAGTGATaaaatttgctttttttgtttttttgatttttatcaaaaatttctatatatgctATTTTAGAAActgatttttaatgatttttttttttgattgcaTAAATGTCTATTTGGCATGGTCTTTGttggaaattaaatttaataaacatattGCATTGTAcaatattcatttttaatttaatttctagtactaatatttaatttatccttaaatataattaagtaGATATACTATAAATTTACATATCATATACTGCCATCCAAATCATATAATATGGATGAAACAAAATACGTTTAGTATATAAAACCTAAATGATTTGAATTGCCTGGATTGGATTGTATATGCCAGGCAACTATTTGATATAAACTAGATATATCTAATATGCAAAacttaaacaaattcaaatcatTTAGGTGATAAATATCAAACAACTACTTTATGGATTGTTCATTTTCATCTGTATTGTAAAATTTGGATGAAACAATATATGTATAGTATATAAAACCCAAACAtgtttttattaccaaaaaaataaaaagaaagatcgTGTTCAAATCATTTAAGTTATATATACTGgataattacatatattgttgaaacaattatttttttttgtatatagaaTCTAAACCTATTCAAAGCGTTTAAGCCACCGTACCGAATGATTTTAAAGTGATACGAAtaacaaatagaatgaaaattaaaataaataaaaaaagagagaaaaaaaaacataaagaaaaaacaaacaaattataaaagaaagcTGAATATTTACTTTTTCAAGTTAAAAGGAATAACTTATTGatcatttttgtatattttttttcttgagtGCTAAATTCCATAGTGTCCATTGttagaatttattatttttttaaaattccattatACTGtaccaaataatttatttttattatgcttATATGCTTAAGGGTACTTGTAACTTTTTAACAATGGATATTTTTGGAGTATTAAGaagtaattaaaaatgtaatatgattattaaattttatagtgtGAATAGAAGAACcacacttttaaaaattaaaagttcgGCCAAACTTAGAGCTAGATGAACCTAGATGCCCATTTTGTAAATATCTTgagaaatcaaaaattaaaaattaaaaaaaaaattatacatgaaGGAAACCCATAAGTAGAGATTACCAATGCtgtttttgttgttggtttttatttttgttcaactttcactttctccttctctttccctttctacttgtttttatcttttctttttttagtttccaaacgtttttttttttcttctcaactTCTGTGAGTCTTATATCCATTGCtcttttactctctctctctctctctctctctttacaaaaaggaaaaaaaaaaaaaaaaaaggtgaaaattttGTTCTCTCTCAATTTCACTATGTTGGTTAATTTGATTTTCACTTATAAGATGTTATAGGATGGACAGGGCACTTGTATCCATAATCAATTGTTCATTTTTTCATTagctgaaaattattttattcaaatcatCATCACTTAGAAGCTCCATGGATAAACTAGCCCCAttgaatttttatggaaaatgtATTGAAATTCTATAAGCATTGAAACCTGCTTatgaaacaaagagaaaaaacctACTTTGGAGAGAATAGATAATAGTTTAAGGTTGATGATATTAAGGATAATTAGGTCCCCTCAActttattatactttttatatttatgaaaatcaaTAAGGATAGTTTAATCACAACTATTTAATCGTGGTCAtttatgccaaaaaataaaaataaaaaataaaaaaacaactcatttttctttaattgctTATAAATTCTGTCATGAATGATTGTGTCAACTTCCTAATATAAATtggtcatttttgtttttttgataagtataaatttgacatttctaatataactttttaattgctttttaatattaatgaaatatataacaaTCAGACATTATCAATATCATATGAAATTCAGCTTTGTCCTTGCCGTGCCACACTCCTCTCTCTCACCTCCACTGCAATCTTCAAATGGTTACTCCAATAGCTTCTTCTCCCATTACACACACTAACAAGTAATAACCACAcccattcaaattaaaaaaaaaaaaaaagtaaaacagtACCCAAATGATCAAGGTCGCCATAGCCACCTTCCTTGCCATACTTACCTCCTATTTCCTCCCCTTCTCTCCTCTCCCAAAACCCACTTATCACTCCCTCTTCCTTTCCACTTCACTCACCCAAAACTCCTCCATTGCTCACCACCTCTTCACCTTGACCCGCCGGCCCCACATCGCCGGCTCCGAAGCCAATTCCGATGCCGCAGCCTATGTCCTGTCCACCCTCACCTCCTCCAATTTCCACTCCCGCATAGTCTCCTACCAGGCTGCTTTGACTTACCCTGCTTCTCGAACCTTGACTCTGACACCCCCACCGCCGGACCCTCCTTTCACCTTCGAGCTCCGTCAAGAAATCTACCCCGGAGACCCTTACGCTGACGTAGCGGATGAGGTTGTGCCAACTTTCCACGCTTATGCTAAGTCTGGGTCGGTTTCTGGTCCCGTGGTGTACGTGAACTATGGGCGTGAGGATGACTACAAGACGCTCGACGAAATGGGTGTGGATGTTTCCGGTGCTGTTGTTTTGGCGAGGTATGGACAAATTTACAGAGGGGACATTGCGAAGAATGCGGGTAGTAAAGGGGCGATTGGGGCTCTGGTTTATACTGATAGGAAAGAttatggtggtggtggagacGACGGTGGAGAGTGGTTTCCGGATGGGAAATGGATGCCTCCTAGTGGGGTCCAGGTGGGTACGGTTTATAGTGGGATTGGGGACCCTACAACACCTGGATGGCCAAGTACAGAAGGGTGTGAGAGGCTTAACAATGAAGAGGTGGAGGAGAGTGGTGAAGTTCCTTTGATACCTTCATTGCCAATTTCTGCAGCAGATGGAGAGAGGATATTGAGGACGATTGGTGGGCAAGTTGCTAAGGAGGATTGGCAAGGTAGCAAAGATGGCCCTATTTACAGGGTTGGACCAGGTCCTGGAATTGTTAATCTCAGTTACTTTGTGAGTATCTAAACTATGTTTTTCACAAGTTATCTAGTTGTTCTGTGTTATCTTGTGTAGTTTTGGTGAAAAACAGGGAACAAACACCAATGATTAGATCAATCATGATGAACTATAACTTAGTGCTGCAATAGATTGCTAAAACTGGTGACACTGAATTTGGTTTTTCAGGGAAAGCAATTCATAGCGACAATTAAGAACATAATTGGTGTGATTGAAGGAGCAGAAGAACCTGACCGGTATTCTCAAATTAGTTATTTTCTAAGTAAAGATTATTTCTTTAGAAAGCAAGAATGTTGGTAGTCTAGCATTCATGTGTGTACGTGCTATAAAGCATGAAAGCATCTATTAGGATTTCGTTTTTCTGCAATCGACATGCATATTCAAGAGAAAAAGACTATGACTCATCCAAATTGGAACTTTAGAACTAATGAGACTCCATCTTTAAAACTGTAGATTTGTGATTTTGGGTAATCATCGGGATGCATGGACATTTGGAGCCGTTGATCCAAATAGTGGAACTGCAGCACTTCTTGAGGTTGGCTTCAATATAAATCTTCACCAAGTATCTTCTCAGAAAGGAAAGATTGATGCTACATTATTTTGTGCTTGATGTAGGTTGCCCAAAGATTCAGTAAGCTGCAGAAAAGAGGGTGGAAACCACGTCGAACAATCATCTTGTGCAATTGGGATGCAGAAGAATACGGcctggtctctctctctctctctttttacataatttcacacacacactgacacatatatacaaacatgcatatatatatatatataatgttaatcTAGTTATGTGCAGATAGGATCAACTGAGTGGGCAGAAGAAAACAGGGAAATGCTTGCTTCAAGGGCTGTTGCATACTTGAATGTTGACAGTGCAGTATGTGGACCAGGTTTTCATGCTTCTGCAACTCCACAGCTTGATGAATTACTCAAACGGGCAACTCAACAGGTATCTCAACAATACTAGTAAGCATATGGTTTGGATTATGAATATGGATATAAGAAGCCAATTTCTTACAATGTAGGTCATCTacatggaaaaaataaagaaaaaccaggaCCTAGTTGTAACTAATACACATAAACCTCCATTTAAGTTCTACATTACCAGAGGCTGTATTTTTATGAACCATGAAGATTTAAATAGTGTAGCCAGACAGGCATTCCCAATTTAAATGTTGATTGTGAGTCATAGCATGTGACAACAGACACAAACTGTTTTCTGTTGCAATTTGTGCCATTCCAAATGTCTGTATCTTGGAAGTTTAGATGTTTCTGATACAATAATAAAAGAGTAAAGAGACAAAATCCAAAACTAAACAATT is a window from the Ziziphus jujuba cultivar Dongzao chromosome 11, ASM3175591v1 genome containing:
- the LOC132799055 gene encoding probable glutamate carboxypeptidase LAMP1 isoform X1, coding for MIKVAIATFLAILTSYFLPFSPLPKPTYHSLFLSTSLTQNSSIAHHLFTLTRRPHIAGSEANSDAAAYVLSTLTSSNFHSRIVSYQAALTYPASRTLTLTPPPPDPPFTFELRQEIYPGDPYADVADEVVPTFHAYAKSGSVSGPVVYVNYGREDDYKTLDEMGVDVSGAVVLARYGQIYRGDIAKNAGSKGAIGALVYTDRKDYGGGGDDGGEWFPDGKWMPPSGVQVGTVYSGIGDPTTPGWPSTEGCERLNNEEVEESGEVPLIPSLPISAADGERILRTIGGQVAKEDWQGSKDGPIYRVGPGPGIVNLSYFGKQFIATIKNIIGVIEGAEEPDRFVILGNHRDAWTFGAVDPNSGTAALLEVAQRFSKLQKRGWKPRRTIILCNWDAEEYGLIGSTEWAEENREMLASRAVAYLNVDSAVCGPGFHASATPQLDELLKRATQQVLDPDNSSQTIYESWFGSSNSEEIGRLGGGGSDFAAFVQHIGIPSAIMSYGTGYPVYHSMYDDYIWMQKFGDPGFHRHVAVASVWGLIALWLADDKFLPFNYLSYAEELQKYAKDLEVEISGKDINLTPLLKSIEELEIAATKIKHQIKAIKENEGWRSVWQKDHLKVREVNDRLMMAERAFTDRDGLSGRSWYKHLVYGPSKHNEYGSKSFPAIDDAIIKAKSLNSRESWQSVQHEIWRVARVIKQASQVLHGGLT
- the LOC132799055 gene encoding probable glutamate carboxypeptidase LAMP1 isoform X3, with the translated sequence MIKVAIATFLAILTSYFLPFSPLPKPTYHSLFLSTSLTQNSSIAHHLFTLTRRPHIAGSEANSDAAAYVLSTLTSSNFHSRIVSYQAALTYPASRTLTLTPPPPDPPFTFELRQEIYPGDPYADVADEVVPTFHAYAKSGSVSGPVVYVNYGREDDYKTLDEMGVDVSGAVVLARYGQIYRGDIAKNAGSKGAIGALVYTDRKDYGGGGDDGGEWFPDGKWMPPSGVQVGTVYSGIGDPTTPGWPSTEGCERLNNEEVEESGEVPLIPSLPISAADGERILRTIGGQVAKEDWQGSKDGPIYRVGPGPGIVNLSYFGKQFIATIKNIIGVIEGAEEPDRFVILGNHRDAWTFGAVDPNSGTAALLEVAQRFSKLQKRGWKPRRTIILCNWDAEEYGLIGSTEWAEENREMLASRAVAYLNVDSAVCGPGFHASATPQLDELLKRATQQVLDPDNSSQTIYESWFGSSNSEEDTQSTTRCMTTIYGCKNLVIQDSIDMLQKYAKDLEVEISGKDINLTPLLKSIEELEIAATKIKHQIKAIKENEGWRSVWQKDHLKVREVNDRLMMAERAFTDRDGLSGRSWYKHLVYGPSKHNEYGSKSFPAIDDAIIKAKSLNSRESWQSVQHEIWRVARVIKQASQVLHGGLT
- the LOC125419270 gene encoding probable pectinesterase 53 produces the protein MSTTQKIFYVVAILLLFSSGQTLCHTKGLRPRNSSTRQQNKNMTQTQISELQFMKWVRFVGRLKHSVFRAAKNKLFPSITLRVSKNKASGDFTSIQDAIDSLPLVNLVRVVIKVHAGVYTEKVSIPPFKSYITIEGAGAEKTIVQWGDTAQTPGPRGQPMGTYSSATFAVNSPYFIAKNITFKNTTPVPPPGAIGKQAVAFRISADTAAFFGCRFLGAQDTLYDHLGRHYYKDCYIEGSVDFIFGNSLSLFEGCHVHAIAQNIGAVTAQGRSSILDDTGFSFVNCKVTGSGALYLGRAWGPFSRVIFAYTYMDNIIIPKGWYNWGDPSREMTVFYGQYKCTGPGASFAGRVSWSRELTDEEAKPFISLSYIDGSEWINM
- the LOC132799055 gene encoding probable glutamate carboxypeptidase LAMP1 isoform X2; its protein translation is MIKVAIATFLAILTSYFLPFSPLPKPTYHSLFLSTSLTQNSSIAHHLFTLTRRPHIAGSEANSDAAAYVLSTLTSSNFHSRIVSYQAALTYPASRTLTLTPPPPDPPFTFELRQEIYPGDPYADVADEVVPTFHAYAKSGSVSGPVVYVNYGREDDYKTLDEMGVDVSGAVVLARYGQIYRGDIAKNAGSKGAIGALVYTDRKDYGGGGDDGGEWFPDGKWMPPSGVQVGTVYSGIGDPTTPGWPSTEGCERLNNEEVEESGEVPLIPSLPISAADGERILRTIGGQVAKEDWQGSKDGPIYRVGPGPGIVNLSYFGKQFIATIKNIIGVIEGAEEPDRFVILGNHRDAWTFGAVDPNSGTAALLEVAQRFSKLQKRGWKPRRTIILCNWDAEEYGLIGSTEWAEENREMLASRAVAYLNVDSAVCGPGFHASATPQLDELLKRATQQVLDPDNSSQTIYESWFGSSNSEEIGRLGGGGSDFAAFVQHIGIPSAIMSYGTGYPVYHSMYDDYIWMQKFGDPGFHRHVAVASVWGLIALWLADDKFLPFNYLSYAEELQKYAKDLEVEISGKDINLTPLLKSIEELEIAATKIKHQIKAIKENEGWRSVWQKDHLKVREVNDRLMMAERAFTDRDGLSGRSWYKHLVSFFKTPDREAFYGLRTFKA